Within the Gemmatimonadota bacterium genome, the region GGGTTTTCCGGATTATGCCGAGTCGTGGGCAAATTCGGGTACGCTGATCGCGCGATGGAATTTTGGCGTGCGTCTGGCGATGGGTAGGATTGGGGGGGTTGTACTGAAGCAGTTGCCCAGGCAGAGCGAGCATACGCCAACGACGGAAGAGGCATTGGCGATGTATAGCAAGTTGTTATTACCAGCACAGGATACGAGTGCTATTGCGTCAGAGGTCAAAAAGATGGTTCCCGCAGATGCTAAGCGCAAAGATATGCAGGTGGTGAGTATATTGATCGGGTCGCCGGAGTTTCAATACCGGTAGATAGATGCGCTGGTTTCAAGTGAAAAGACTCGGGTGTCGAAGGGCATTCGAGTCTTTTGCGTTTAATTTACCCCATCTCGTCTATCCGTTCACATTTTTCATTCAGGCGCTGTTCGGCATCGGTGCCGCGCATTTGATGGGTGTGTGGGGCTATGCGAGGGGCTACGGTGGTGTATCCCCGGGCGTTTGGTCCTCTGTTTT harbors:
- a CDS encoding DUF1800 family protein, producing the protein GFPDYAESWANSGTLIARWNFGVRLAMGRIGGVVLKQLPRQSEHTPTTEEALAMYSKLLLPAQDTSAIASEVKKMVPADAKRKDMQVVSILIGSPEFQYR